The sequence GAATCAAGGGCCATACCCTCACATGCTATGCTGAGGAACATGAGTGCTGAAGGAAGAGATTAATGGTGCTCAAGAATGTGTTCCGCCTCTTTCCATCCTTTAGTTATAAAACCATtctctggggaaggaggagagatggGCTCTTAACTCCTTTTGGCTCTGGTCAGGGCTACAGCTGGAGAAATGTAATTGTTTTGAGAGTGGAATGGAGTTTGTCATGCTTTTGTATCCAGAGACGTCTGCCAGTGACTTTCAACATCCTTAGAAATAGTCTGGACTTTCCATTCCACACTCCTAGTCCACATCCCGTCTTTCCAAGAGATACAATGATTTTGTTGTGGTTCACTTGCTTTCTGGTCAATTGAATATGCAAATACTACTGGGTGAGGCACTGTCAGCTGTTCTCCACCATTGGCAAATGGCACCAGAAAGGAATTAAAAGGGAAGACCCAGACAAGAAATCCTGCTAGCTTTTCCCAATCTCTCTCCTTTTAAGATTAGCTAATTTGGTATGGTGGGAGAGGTGGTCCCTCAGCCCTGTAAGAAAGGGGTTCTCCAGATACCACTTTGCTAGGTGTCTCAGACATGCCTGGCCTATTGACTCTCCTGCTTTCTGTACCAGACAAAAGATGCCCCTTTGACAGGTAGACATACATCATCATAATGCCCAGTCAATTTCTCTACAACTAGCCCATCATTAGCCCGGTATCTGTATAGATGCACCAGTGTTGATCCCTGAGTATAGACAAGAACATGGAAGGGTTAGCACTGACTGACCTCACTGAAGTTTAACCCCTACTTCAAGAAAGGCTAAACCCTGATTAGTGCATTCGTTACACACCCTGGCTTGCCCTTGTCTATATTTAGGGGTAACCActtgtgcagctgcactgatttcTTGTCACCGATAGCTAAGTTAGGGATATTCCTGGCTAACTATTATGCTTTAGTCCAGGCACTCCAACACCTAGGCTTTGGACCTCCctggaggaggcagcaggtaGGAGCACCTCCTGTTGTCACTACTTGAACAAAGAGATAATAGGTGTCCTTCCTCACACGTGTCCTCAAAACAGCATCCAGCCTGTGTGACGAgctagggaaggaaccttggatTTTAATTCCCAGGCTGGTGCCATATCCACTGTAATAGTGACAAGAATAACTAACTTTTCCCATTTTCCCGAAGAAGGTGCTACATGCTATCCTTGAAATTTGTGTACGCTTCCAGCATGAATGGGGGTCAGGTAGGTGGATTGCAGGTGGTATGGAATGAAAAATAGTCTGCCtaatgcagtgtttctcaaatgcggccagcgtggctgcatgcagccaccaggggcttttcgtgcagccacagcctcctgggtggtgaATGGAGGTGGGGCAcaaagcagcggcccctccccAGGGCCGTCAGCAGGGGTTGGGTTCTGCCCCTTCTGGAGCCACACACACCAGAGAGGCAGGCCGCTTTTGTTTGTTCCCCACCTTCCCGGGGGTGGTGGGGTTCGGGCTTCTGGCTTCAGCCTTGGGGTGGCAGATGGTGGGCTCTGTTCTCCGGCCACAGGGTTTCAGGGTCTGGCCGCAGGGCCATGGGCTCTTGCCCTGCCCTCCAGTCATGCGGCAACAGGTGCCGGCCCCAGGCTCACCACCCCACATCGCTCCTGGTCCCCGCTGCGTCCTCCAGCGCCAGGCTTTAGCCATGCAGCTGCAGAGCTCCAGTCCTGGGCTCTGGCCCCAGGCTCACCAACACCCCCTGACCCCCACTTCCTCCCCGGACTcctcatccacccacccaccacattgcatctggcccccactgcctccccacctccccatccagggcttaatttgtcccccggCTTGCCAGGGCTAAGTAAGTTTGTTGTGAAAAgcgatatttgtatgtttgttagtaTCACTGTTCACAGCCTCACAGATCACTAGCAAAACTGCTACTGTGGAAAGTGATATTAGAAAACATGcagatatcacttttcacagaagcagactagcaagactaaaaaaaaaaaaaaagcaaccaacaagcaaaagaaacaacaacaaaagacaagaacatgcaaagcaccttatttgttcCTATTCTgcttaggtccagtaaagaaaaTAGACAactatacattatttttattattgagtctgcaaaaaaaacccaacataaataaattacaatgatttggacatgtagatgtgtgtatttatttgtttttcctaaagttgattaagtattttaggaaaaattgtcagagcagccaccagcaagagttggcgGCCGCACTCTgaagccaccaaaaaatttgttgtgagaacccctggcctaatGCTACCACTAGATGGCACTCGTCCCATGTTTTCAAGCAGAAAGCTACGCTGGCTGTAAAAAATCTTTTGAAAAGAATTAAATTCTACTATTGTGTGGATCTTTATTTGTAATCATTTTTAAGCACTTGAGTAAAAATAGCACTGACTTAATGCCTGTTACTCGGATCACTTCAGAATATGCTTTAGAACATTTACAGTTACCCTCTCAGTCTAAAGCATTTAATATTGGCCACTTCTGCATGTAGCCTGCAGTAAGCATCTTATGAGTACTATTTATCACTCCTTACTAGTACGTTAGAGAGGCAGATTTTCCAATTATTTGCTGTTCCGGCCGgatgtttttctttcttcagagTAAGTTCACGAAATAGGAGAAGCAGTCAGGATATTAGCTAAATACTGGTGTTAATACAAAAGGAAGTCCTGTTTACTGGTATATCTGCAGACAGCGAGTTCTTTTACTGGTGTTTGGATGTTCTAACCTATTGGTTTAGAAAATGAAGACAGACACCACCTCTGAAATTTAACTGTGTAAGTTGGCTTTTTTACTGCTAGACAGACTACTGGCAGGCAAATAAGCCAAAAAACAAATCTGAAGTTATAAACTAAGATATACCTTGCACTACAACAAGATTTTGGTCTGGAATTTAAATTGTATGTTTGTTCTGTTGCTCTGTGAATATAAACCCTTAAGAACAGACACCCAGATTCCAGGGTGATGGACACACTATAAATAACCTAGGAAGACGGAAGAGCAGTGATTCCTTAAATTATCTTGCCAGATTAATTCTCATTAGCTGCATTTACCCTTTAAACCACCTTTTCACTCTCCCACTCCTAGGTTGGCTGTGCACTGGGCTGGTCCCGACCCCAAGCATAAACCAAAACAGCTGGCTGTTACCAACCACCAAAGGCTGTTACAGCAGCTGGAGTTTGCCAGGGTGCACAGGACCCCTAGCCATGCTCCCTCTGGCAGCTGGAGGAAGCAGCAGTGGTGTAGGATCTACTGTACCAGTTCTACATCACTAGAAGAGCCCTCTCCACTGGGATGATCCTCTTACACTGCTTTTGATGGAGCACCACAAAGTGGTCTTAATGTAGCTGTAAATCAGGACCATCCACTGCACCTATGACAGAGTTTGGACGGAGCTTTGCAAGGATAAGAAGATGCTCTATACTGCGGTGCTCTAACTCCCTAAACTTTGACAATCTGTAACTGAACTCTCCTGGATTAAATCCAGTGCTACAAACTCTATGTATATTATTTTGATGTCTTGTAAAACCTCTTTGTGTAGGTTTGTTGACGAGAGCACTGACAAGCAGGGTACACTGGAATGCTCTAGAGGGCCAGCGGTTGTGGCTTTCATTTCTAGGTCACCCGTTCAAAGCTAGCCTACATTGCAGCTAAAAGTCGCTGAAAGCTGTGTAGTGAGCTGTGTGAACATAGCTTTGTTCTTAGTAGTAAGAGTGTCCACCTCACAACATCCATCACCATAGTTACTAGGAGCTTGCTGTCTCAGCGGAGAACATGGATTATAAGTTTATGCAGACTGAGCTGGTCTCTCCCACACTCTTGTATCCctccaggtcaggattgaggcatGCTAGCGTGAATTAACTCACATTGTCAATAGCAGTGCTGTCTCTGGTCTGTGGCCAGAGAACTTTAGGAAATGGTGCTGTTAATTTCTCAGTTAAATAATCTAACAAGGACCAGTGGAAAGTTCACTTTAGGTTCTGTATGAGGTAAGTGGTCTCATATCAAATTATGGCCCCTCTTTAGGAAAAGCGAGACTGATTTGTCATATCGGGTCAGCTCTTGAAAGTGGCCTCTACTTTTGGGCACAtaggcagaggtgctggaacaatttttatagtaggggtgctgagagccattgaaccaaactgtaaatcctgtatataacggaaaccacttcaaaccagggggtgtggcagcaccctcagtacccctagttccagcatctatgcaCATAGGCATTTaaagctcctaacttccattaattccagtggaagttaggagcctaaatacttttgaagatCTGGACCTAACTACTAATTTCAACTTTGGGGCCACAATAGCATTCAACGGCACCTAAATTGAGCCGTTAAGCATTGGGTGACTTGGATGCAACACTCCCCCCTGTGAGAGTAAATCATGTTTGAGGTACCTAGATTCCAATGCTGTTTTTGAAAACTCGATCCATTGTAAATCTCTAAAGACTAGTACACAATTCCTATAGTCTCCTTCATAAGAGCTGATTACTATCAGCTCTCCCTTGTGATTTAGTTAAGTATTAAAGATTATACTAATCTAAGTAATCCTGTGCACTCCTAATGTAAACAATTTGAGAGTTGTAAAATAATTATACCATAAACTGTAATTCTGATGTCAGACTAGCTGGTGAAAAGACTAACAGACAATTCTTAACTGATGAACAAACATGGAGTAAAAAAGGAAAAGACTTTCAGTTGCACTGGAATAACTATACTAGTCAATGTATTTACAGATGGATTactaagaacagaatttggcccccacAAAAGCCACCAGCAATACTGAGTGCCCTTAGTAGGCAAAATGATTTTGCTGAAGTTATCTACCTTCATTCTAGGTTCTGAATGCATTCCATGTTTTAAAACCAATCCTTCCATACTTGAAGCAGAGGAGAGCCTTACTTGAACAAAAATAGCAGGACCAGGCCGTGcgttgtttgtttttcccctaaAGTCACTAATAGAGCAGTAGCAGGTTGCTCCATGACCATTTTAGAGCTGTGCCATACATCTCAGCATGTGAAGAAGTTTGACTATCTATTCAGGCAAGCCTGGATGCACTGCAGAAAAGCTACAGCCCAGTCCTGCTTCCTCACCAATGCTTTTGAACCCAACCACCCCCTTCGGAAACATTCCTTCTCACTCAGACTTAGGTCTTCCTGGAATAAGGCTGCTCAAGAAGCTGAAGTATGTCTTGAATTTTATCTGTTGTCCACTAATGATAGCTGGGAGCACTCTTGCCCAGCTTGGACCCAAATGTAGGTCTTAGGCCAAAGTTCTAACTCGTTTAAGTGAAGCATTTCAGTTCTCTGTGTAACGCTGGCAAACGAGGTGCTGGAAGCCAGTCTGTTTCACTTGCATGTTAGTATGCTTAAGATGGGTATTGACCTCATAACAatgtgaaatgcttgtaaattagTGCATAAAATAATCTCACATCTTTATCACACAGTGTAAGGCAATATTTAAGTTTTtactttataactgtaaaaaaagTTTGCCCTGAAACTGTCAGCAGGGATCTTCTTCTGCTCATCAAGAaggctatcaaaactaaatgggccattatgagacatcacaatacaaatgacaggtttcagagcaacagccgtgttagtctgtattcgcaaaaagaaaaggagtacttgtggcaccttagagactaaccaatttatttgagcatgagctttcgtgagctacagctcacttcatcggatgcatactgtggaaactgcagaagacattatatacacagagaccatgaaacaatattaccagcaggagagtggggtgggaggaggtattgtttcttctctactccttttcttttgacaatACAAATGCTTTGTCAATTGCCCCTTCATACTCACAAAGAGGTTACATTCAAGAGGGCTcttcccatcagcttgaactctggaagaaagaaataaaaataaaggaacaaGAGAATTTTCATCTCTCTGGCTTTCAGACTCTTACAGGGTTGGAGCtgtgaaacagaagcagagaaccCCAGGGCCTCAGTGCTGAGAGATTAATACAACAGTCACCTTTTAAAACCCTAGACCGTAAACTcagtgtatatgtttgcttgctttaaccttgtaataactcatttcttttcttagttaattaATCCTTAGTCAGTTTgctacaggattggctacaagcgttgtctttgggGTGAGATCTGAGATACAAATTGAcctagggtaagtgactggtctcttgggattgGAAGCAATCTGCATCTTTGGTGTATGGCAACCagctatcactaagtccagcttgtctgggtggcaaaACAGACTGTAGTGCCCAAAGGGACTGTCAGACTCTATGATAAGACGGTTctagtgcttcaggagttcacacttgttactgggttggtgaaagcTAATTATAGAACACAAAACCAGTTTCAGGTCTCTGCCCTGGGCTTGGCTCAACACTCTTCACTTAGAAAGGAAGAAAGGGATGGGGTGATAGGGGAAAAGCAAAAAACCCACAATGCTTTGTGTTTACAACAGGAGGATAGAGACAGTTTATGAAaggaaactcccccccccccaaaaaaaaaaaaaaatcaagacacaATAAGAATCCATTACTTATTCACAGAGGTTAACAATTTTATTTTGATACAAAAATTAAATAGCAAAGTTTTTTGTACAGTGATAAATTAGAAATTTACAGTACATACATCAATGCAGATATACTTTCTGTACATCTAAAAAATTATCAGTGTCCATTCCCTTCAACAAGTTAGTTTCTCTTTCTGAAGCTCTATCATATCGCTTGTACCTGTCTGTCAGACatttcagaatcctgtatgtcaGCACAACACACCAACTGGGGGTGGGACTGGCttgagagagaaaggaggagaagggATCCGGCACAAAAAGTAACTGTTGTAAAGTTTTGAGCTCTATAGCCACAGCAACTGCAATTCCAAAGCAGGATTAGTCACacattgtttggttttaaattcaTAACTACGTTGAAATGAGAGAAACCGAGTTGCCGATATTCAGTCTTCGTAACTACCGTGCTTCAGACTTGATCTAGAGTGGCTTTTCCAATAACAAATGCCCGAACAACTGGAACAGCAAGGTAAACGCACATAGTTAAGTTGTGCCTTTTCAGAGGGGCTTCTGCGGCCCTGGGTCAGATGCTCTGCCTCATTACCTGGAAGTAAATCAGGAAGAAATTCACTGAGCTCTGGTACATAACTGCAAGAGAATTTAGGCCCACCGTGCCTCAGACAGGCACAATGCCTCCAAGGGAGAATGGTCGCTATGTGGCTGCTATCCCCATACTATTTGAGTGCCTCACAACTTTCATGGATTTATCTTCCCCTCACCCTGCAATGCAAGGAAACATCATCCTCATCTGACTCACTTTCAGATGTCACTAATCACCAGTGCTATCATTCTAGTAAGAGATCTACTGAGTCATGCTCTGAAATTCAATGATAACAGGAAAGGTCACCCCTTAACAAATTCTGGGATGACGAGGATAAAAATGCATAGGTCAATCACATCAAATAGCATGAAGTTCAGTGTGTATGAATCCCCAAGCGTGCTTAACCTGTGACTTCACTGGAGGGACCCCTGGATGAATTTGGCGCACTCACTTTCTCGCCTTCACCCCTCAGAATTTAGAGCTAGCTTCTGATTTGGCATCCTTATTTCAATCGTAAATAGATCCAGCATCATGGTGAAGCCCAGCCATCCACAGCTTTCATTCTTGCAAAACTGTTTCCAGACCAGAATACATAGGTCCAACAAGGCATTACTATCCAACAGAAGAGACTTGATAAAGGATTGGATTTGGAACACTCAGCTAGCACATAGAGCTGATCAAAATAATGGTGTGTTGTGGGCAGAATGAGTCAAGTTGTCACTTGCTCTGCTAGTGACTGATCCCAACTGCGCAGACTGAAatgaggttgttttgtttttaagcacaTATTTCAGCACAGACACAATGCATGCCTTTAACACAGTTTGAGAGATAGAGAGGGGACCCCTTTCAGGCCTGCCTCATCCTACAAAAGACCACAGAACCCTCAGCTACCACTTAAGTCCACAGAaattgaaggcactcagcacctccctTGATCAGGCACCCATACACCAGGGGTTGTCAAACTGGGTCATTACatggggggggtcgcaagctgtcagcctccagcccaaaccctgctttgcctctagcatttataatggtattaaatatattaaaaaacgTTTTtccatttataaggggggggtcacactcagaggcttgctatgtgaaaggggtcaccagtacaaaagtttgagaatcactgccatACACTGAAGACAAAGCAAGATTTTAGGGCACACAGGGGAAGCTACTGGTGGGTCCTTCAAGGGGAGCACTTAAATGCTGCTCTTTATTTAGGTTTACATTATACTTCCTGTTAATCAAGCTGGACTGTGGCATTCATGAGTCTCATGCTCCCTATGAACACGACAGGCCAAGGGCAAGGAACCTTGCCACTAACTAGGAAACATATTACTCACCAAGAAGAAGTTGGATTTCTTCTTCATGGAGCCCttttcaaaaaggaaaatgtCTCCATTGTTGCTGAAGTCTGATTACATTCttacatataattttttttttttaagtcactttCAGTGACCATCAGTTTGAGCCAGTCAGCTGTACTGCTATGTCATGGCtggagaattttcttttatttttaattgacacACACACTTATACGACTGATCTGTGTTAACATGAAGTTGCCAAGTAACTTAACATTTCACTTCTCCCAGACTGGCGTCTGCATAGATGTAATCACACAGAGTGAAATATATTAAGTCTTAATTGCTTAATGCAATAGGTCTCTGGGGAGAGCCAGATAAGTTTACTTGGAGAAAAACTACATGTTCTGCTGAATAAAGAGTTTGTCCAAAGTGAGCCTTCATTCACTTTCCCTCAGCTGTATATTGCAGTAGGAAGGAGAGCTATTAAAAGAAAAACCCTAAGTTATTAATGCAAAGGAATAAAGTAGTCAGAGTCTGGAAATAGCCAGGTTATCAAAAAAGGAtaaaagggggcagggagataAATGGAAACTATATATGCTGTTATGCTTCAATCTCCCAGTTAATCTACTTCTGATAAAAGTACTGAGTGAAGCTTCTAAACACATCAAATGAAGTACTGATGTTTTAGAGAGCAAAGCGTGTGCCAATGTAGAGGTTAGTATTAGGTTGTCAGCTGAGCTATACAGCAATCCATCCTAACACCTAACTGAATCCTACAAATTCCCTGTTTGAGTTGTTTTCATACCTGGAAAGCTTAGCTGGCATTTGCATGAGGACCTAATCCTTGGCTGAATTATGCACCGTGAATCCTTGGCTGAATTATGCACCGTGCAACACTGATGAAGGCAACAGGCTGTATCGGCTATGGGTCCAATCCTAAAATCCCAATCCTGACCACATCCCTTAAGACACTGAATTCAAAGGGAGTGATGCTGTCAATTGAAGCTGAGAGCACCCATCGCCTCACAGGATTGAACCCTAAACCAGCCCACAATTTGGCCCTCATCCTCCATGCACTGTAACATGATTCAGGAAAATCGGCAACCCAAGTAACAAGATGCAAGACCCTGTGGCTTCTAATGACATTAATACATTGCAACCTGCTTTACAAAAATGTGACATATTCAGATTTTTCACagctttcaaagcctccctgggCTTTTGTATTTTGGGCAGCGTGCTTTATGGTTATTCTGTTTTTGAAATTATTGCTTATTCTTTAAGGTTTCTTTTCAGAGACAGATTTTGTACTTTACCTCCCCATACCACCCCAGCAACATTTCTACTGCAAGTGTTTACACACAAGTCCTTCTTGGGAGAGATGTCAGCACGGAGGTTTTGTTTACACCACAGTCTCATTCCCTTTCCCAGGTTTCACCCAACCATCCGCTCTCTTCTCTCGTTTCACTTTCCCTGAGTTCACCAGTCTGTTAGAGCACTTCTGCCACGTGTGCAGAGTCTTGGCCGACCAAATCCACATGCCAGATGTGATACCCACCAGCAGAGACATGAAAATTTTGAGCATCTCCACTGCCATATTGGAATCATCCGCTGAATAGCGGAAGATAGCCCAGTTGGAGATTTCATAGAAGTAACATGCAATTACACATGTAGCTGGGACAGTGTATAGCACGGAAAAGACACCAATTTTGACCATCAGTCTTTCCAGCTTGTCAGTTTTAGTCCCATCTTTTTGAAGATTAGACCTGATTTTAAATAAGGCCACTAAACCTGCTGCTATGAATAAAGTTCCAATAACCAAGTAGGTGAAAAGCGGAGCAACGACAAAGCCAGTGAGTGCATCTAGGTTCTGGTTGCCGACATAACACAGACCAGTGAGCTCATCTGCATCTACCAGTCTCATAATCAAGATGACTATGGTCTTCACTGCAGGGATAGCCCAGGCTGCAATATGGAAATAGGAGCTGTGCATTTCTATAGCCTCATGGCCCCATTTGAGTCCTGCTGCTAGAAACCATGTTAATGTCAGAATCACCCACCAGATGGAGCTAGCCATCCCAAAAAAATACATCAGTAAGAAAATTATAGCACATCCTGTGTTCTTAAGACCTTCTTGGATAAGAACAGGTTCTGCTGCCTCTTCAAAATCACAGGATATCCTTTCCCGGCCTACAGTCAGCCTCACAATATAAGCAATGCTATAAATATTGTAGCACATGCTCAGAAATATGATGGGGCGCTCAGGGTAGGAAAATCTGGACGAATCAGTCAGGAAGGTCAGGACTGTGAAGGCCGTTGATATGAAGCACAGGCTAGCCCACACGGCCATCCAGATATCAGTGAATTCCTTAGCTGATCTGCTATAGAGACCAGCATCATAGCCACACTTAAGGACACAGCTCAGGCTTCTTTTTACCCAGATATACTGCTCTGAATTAGATCCCATTGTGTGACACTCTTCTCCTGGCTGCAAGGATGTCTTGCTGTGAAGGGGAACCTCTTCATCCCCTGGACCCTCCATACACATGTGGTTATGGTCATTTTGGGGTGGGAATTTACTGCAGTTTAGACTGTCTGGCCAGGCAAATCCAAATTCTTTCAGAACAGGTTCACATCTTCTTTTGACGGAAAGGCACATGCCACCGCAGGGACCTATTGGGATGTTAATCTTCTCTGTGCACATTGGAACATAGACTGAACAAAGGAAGaactggaagagaaaaacaaTAGTCAAACTTGTGCTTAAAAGAAGATAAAAATGGTAGACTATATAGCAAGTTCCCTCTCTATCCTCTTTAACTGTTCAGTTACTTTGCCTAAGTAAGCAAGGAGCAGCATGTAGTAAAGAAACCAAGGGAAAAAATCCTAAAAACCTCAGCCCTTGTTTTCAATTCAAAAAGTGTTTTGAGGCCAAATCTTGATCACTTTACTCACTAGAAttagctttactgaagtcaatgggccaaattcacgcAAGGCGAGCAGAACTTAGCCCTAGATCTAAGCCTCAAATTTACAGTTTAGGAGGGCAAAACACCAACTGAATAAGTAATTTAAACTTTAACACAAATATATAGACCTTAGTTTTTGAGACTGCATAGAGATATTTAAAACTTGAAATAAAACAGTTAAAATATTAAGAGCTCTTTGAATTAACATTCACGGTTGAACTTGGTCTTTGTAAATCGTATTTTCTCTTATAATGAAGTTAGGACACTAATTTTCTCAGTACTTGACTCTTGTAATTCTGGTACACACAAAGCAAATAGATCTGTGTGTAAAACTGATCATTTAAGAAAAATGCCAAGCAATTATTAGTTTGGATACAACTATCTGAAGAAGTAAGTTTGTTATTCAACAACATCTAAGTCACGGGCTAGGACAGGGATCTTGCCATTAATATGGGAGAGCAACTCCTACAGTGAAGTTACTGGAGGGGGTCCTCTTACCACAATTTTATGCTATGTCCCTTTGTTTTTTTATGATGACAAGTCACACACACGTTCACCTCCTCTGTCCATTATGTCTGGATGCACATTGGTTCACCAGCTCCATACACATAACAACTGTCATCTATGGTTATAAGTGAAGGGCTTTATGTGCAAGCATCTGAACTGGAAAGTCATGTCCTTGAAGCTGTCTGTTTAGTATACGCTGTACTTTCATGGTGTTCAaggataaatatttttctttaagaagTCAGTGAGAAAGTTCACATGCCTTGATCTGTAAAAgtcatatttttaatattaggCTAAATGACATTTTCAAGCCCATAAAAAGAGAGATCAGCCAATTTATTAACCCTGATTTAGGGTGTTCCCTTTAGTCTTCACACTAGTCCAAATTCCTGGGCTACCAAAGGGAACATAACCAGTACAGCATGCCAATCGACAGAAAAGTTTGGCTTCTTCTCCTAGCTTCTGACTTTGTGTGGAGGTTACTCCAGAAAGAGGACTGGGAACGGGGCTCCTTGTGTATTTACTTCAGTCTCTCagcaactgtaaaccctgtgagATTAAATGCTATTGTAACCTTATTGTACCTTCTTATCTGTAGATTCACACCCAGAGGGGAAAGCTAATCTTGAGCCACTTTGCAGCTGGAAGTTTCCAAATGTATCTTTGTTTAACCCTTTTAAtagtttcttttaaaacttttgtttaCCCCAGCAGATATTTTCACGCTCATCTATCCTAGAAACTTGGACTGAGAAATAACCTGAAACCCGCCCACGGCTGCTCCCAAATCGGCAGCAGAGAAACTAGGTTGAAGGAGGAGATTTACAAAACAAAGG is a genomic window of Natator depressus isolate rNatDep1 chromosome 1, rNatDep2.hap1, whole genome shotgun sequence containing:
- the FZD4 gene encoding frizzled-4, whose product is MGLRGRRRRRLLLPLLGLLLGLGLLPGAARGFGEDEERRCDAIRIAMCQNLGYNVTKMPNLVGHELQADAELQLTTFTPLIQYGCSSQLQFFLCSVYVPMCTEKINIPIGPCGGMCLSVKRRCEPVLKEFGFAWPDSLNCSKFPPQNDHNHMCMEGPGDEEVPLHSKTSLQPGEECHTMGSNSEQYIWVKRSLSCVLKCGYDAGLYSRSAKEFTDIWMAVWASLCFISTAFTVLTFLTDSSRFSYPERPIIFLSMCYNIYSIAYIVRLTVGRERISCDFEEAAEPVLIQEGLKNTGCAIIFLLMYFFGMASSIWWVILTLTWFLAAGLKWGHEAIEMHSSYFHIAAWAIPAVKTIVILIMRLVDADELTGLCYVGNQNLDALTGFVVAPLFTYLVIGTLFIAAGLVALFKIRSNLQKDGTKTDKLERLMVKIGVFSVLYTVPATCVIACYFYEISNWAIFRYSADDSNMAVEMLKIFMSLLVGITSGMWIWSAKTLHTWQKCSNRLVNSGKVKREKRADGWVKPGKGNETVV